One window of the Synechococcus sp. CC9311 genome contains the following:
- a CDS encoding 1-acyl-sn-glycerol-3-phosphate acyltransferase produces the protein MSPLVPSPSDGSAVVTSVTPKPSLMYQLVSYLLVFPVFRGLLRGRTSGNALVPLQGPLVVVANHGSHLDPPLLGHALGRPVAFMAKAELFRIPILGGIISACGAYPVKRGASDREAIRTATARLDEGWAIGVFLDGTRQTDGRVNQPRPGAALLAARSGAPLLPVAIINSHRALGAGSGWPRLVPVALRIGEPIPAPTSRKKPELEATTRELQRRINALIDQGVGNP, from the coding sequence ATGTCCCCTCTTGTGCCCAGCCCGAGCGACGGCTCTGCTGTAGTGACATCCGTCACGCCAAAACCGAGCCTGATGTACCAGCTCGTGAGCTACTTGCTGGTGTTTCCTGTCTTTCGGGGACTCTTAAGAGGGCGGACCAGTGGCAACGCCTTGGTGCCACTTCAAGGCCCCTTGGTGGTAGTCGCAAATCATGGATCCCATCTCGACCCACCCTTACTTGGCCACGCCCTGGGACGTCCTGTGGCGTTCATGGCCAAAGCCGAGCTGTTCCGGATTCCAATCTTGGGGGGCATTATTAGCGCCTGCGGTGCTTACCCGGTGAAACGGGGAGCAAGTGATCGAGAAGCAATCCGTACAGCAACAGCTCGACTTGACGAGGGCTGGGCGATCGGTGTCTTTCTTGATGGCACCCGTCAAACTGACGGCCGCGTCAATCAACCAAGACCTGGTGCAGCCTTACTTGCTGCACGCAGCGGAGCCCCCCTTCTCCCTGTGGCAATCATCAACAGCCATCGCGCCCTCGGCGCAGGGAGTGGCTGGCCAAGGCTTGTTCCCGTTGCTCTTCGCATCGGAGAACCAATCCCTGCGCCAACCAGTCGGAAAAAGCCTGAGCTGGAGGCCACCACCCGTGAGCTTCAGCGGCGAATTAATGCCTTGATCGATCAAGGCGTGGGAAATCCCTGA
- a CDS encoding beta-ketoacyl-ACP synthase III — MALVASGSAQANQTISNAALSERVETSDEWIRTRTGIQSRRVSTPDESLNDLAIRAGQQALAMAQWEPDSLDLVLLATSTPDDLFGSAPRVQAGLKAHNAVAFDLTAACSGFLFALVTAAQYLRTGAMQRVLVIGADQLSRFVDWDDRSTCVLFGDGAGAVALEATSAESDGLLGFRLRSDGSRGHSLTLPQIPTSLPLVNTTRHQCGGYLPIQMNGQEVYKFAVREVPAILKTLLEQTATTPDQLDWLLLHQANQRILDAVADRFSIPHSKVLSNLANYGNTSASTIPLMLDEAVRDGRVAPGHLLASSGFGAGLSWGAALLRWQGPA, encoded by the coding sequence ATGGCTCTGGTCGCAAGTGGCAGCGCCCAGGCGAACCAAACCATCAGCAATGCTGCCCTCAGCGAGCGGGTGGAGACCAGTGACGAATGGATTCGCACCCGCACCGGAATTCAGTCTCGGCGCGTCAGCACTCCGGACGAATCGCTGAACGATCTGGCGATCCGGGCTGGGCAACAGGCCCTGGCCATGGCCCAGTGGGAACCTGACAGCCTCGACCTGGTGTTACTCGCCACGTCCACCCCTGATGACCTGTTTGGATCAGCACCAAGAGTTCAGGCCGGATTAAAAGCGCACAACGCCGTTGCGTTTGACCTCACGGCTGCCTGCAGCGGCTTTCTATTTGCGCTCGTGACAGCCGCCCAGTACCTGCGAACAGGCGCCATGCAACGGGTGCTGGTGATCGGCGCCGACCAGTTAAGCCGCTTTGTCGACTGGGACGACAGAAGCACCTGTGTGCTCTTCGGTGACGGGGCTGGCGCTGTTGCCCTCGAAGCCACCTCTGCAGAGTCCGATGGCTTACTGGGTTTCCGGTTGCGCAGCGACGGCAGCCGCGGCCATTCTCTGACCTTGCCGCAGATCCCTACCAGTCTTCCTCTGGTCAACACCACCCGCCATCAATGCGGCGGCTATCTGCCGATTCAGATGAATGGACAAGAGGTATACAAATTTGCCGTGCGCGAAGTGCCAGCCATCCTCAAGACGCTGCTAGAGCAAACAGCCACAACCCCAGACCAATTGGACTGGCTGCTGCTTCATCAAGCCAACCAGCGCATTTTAGATGCAGTAGCGGATCGATTTTCCATCCCTCACTCCAAGGTCTTGAGCAACTTGGCGAACTACGGCAACACCTCAGCCTCCACGATCCCGCTCATGCTTGACGAAGCCGTGCGCGACGGGCGCGTAGCACCTGGTCATCTTTTAGCGAGTAGTGGCTTTGGGGCTGGCCTCAGTTGGGGGGCTGCATTGTTGCGTTGGCAAGGTCCCGCCTAG
- the plsX gene encoding phosphate acyltransferase PlsX codes for MHPKDPEYSPADEARSKPRRSKAVRRLVIWYRRNSAVTSLVDTATTSASAAGNVAESVGSMAGSVVTNAGSMAGQMLQPVMDPLRRLQTTEVGDDGVIHDSDRLWVAVDGMGGDHAPGEILEGSLQAIARLPLRIRFVGETNRVMEAAEASGLKEPLNNAINAGHLELIPSGPSVEMHEEATVVRRKRDASVNVAMDLVKRGDALAIYSAGNSGAVMASAIFRLGRLAGIDRPAIGALFPTKDPGQPVLVLDVGANMDCKPAYMHQFALLGNIYSRDVLQVDRPRIGLLNIGEEECKGNELALRTHELLREETRLHFAGNCEGRDVLSGEFDVVVCDGFTGNVLLKFLESVGSVLLGVLRAELPRGRRGKVGSAFLRSNLKRIKKRLDHAEHGGALLLGVNGICVIGHGSSKALSVVSALRLAHSAASHGVMDDLAELSKPAPLKS; via the coding sequence TTGCACCCGAAGGATCCTGAGTACAGCCCGGCCGACGAAGCCCGGAGCAAACCACGCCGATCAAAGGCGGTAAGAAGACTTGTGATTTGGTATCGGCGCAATAGTGCCGTGACTAGTCTCGTCGACACCGCTACCACCTCTGCCAGCGCTGCGGGCAACGTGGCTGAATCGGTCGGATCGATGGCAGGAAGCGTCGTCACCAACGCCGGAAGCATGGCTGGACAGATGCTCCAACCGGTGATGGACCCGCTGCGACGCCTGCAAACCACGGAGGTTGGTGATGACGGAGTCATCCATGACAGCGATCGCCTTTGGGTAGCTGTCGATGGAATGGGTGGAGATCATGCCCCTGGGGAAATCCTGGAGGGTTCTCTTCAAGCGATCGCTCGGCTGCCCTTACGGATCCGATTTGTCGGCGAAACCAACCGGGTCATGGAGGCTGCTGAGGCCTCTGGACTCAAAGAACCGCTCAACAACGCGATCAACGCAGGGCACCTGGAGCTGATCCCCAGCGGACCTTCCGTGGAAATGCATGAGGAAGCCACTGTTGTGCGCCGGAAGCGTGATGCCAGCGTCAATGTCGCCATGGATCTAGTGAAGCGCGGAGATGCCTTGGCGATTTACTCCGCGGGAAATTCTGGTGCTGTGATGGCTTCTGCCATCTTTCGCCTTGGTCGCCTTGCCGGGATCGATCGACCCGCCATTGGAGCACTGTTCCCCACCAAAGACCCAGGCCAGCCTGTGCTGGTCTTGGATGTGGGAGCAAACATGGACTGCAAACCTGCCTACATGCATCAATTTGCTTTGCTCGGCAACATCTATTCCCGAGACGTTCTCCAAGTCGATCGCCCGCGAATTGGCTTGCTCAACATTGGCGAAGAGGAATGCAAAGGCAATGAACTAGCGCTACGCACCCATGAATTACTTCGAGAGGAAACCCGTCTTCATTTCGCAGGAAATTGCGAAGGAAGAGATGTTCTATCTGGTGAATTTGATGTGGTGGTTTGCGATGGCTTCACAGGCAATGTGCTGCTGAAATTCCTTGAATCCGTCGGAAGTGTTCTGCTTGGCGTGCTCAGGGCTGAGTTACCGAGGGGGCGCCGCGGCAAAGTTGGCTCAGCCTTCCTGCGCAGCAATCTCAAACGCATCAAGAAACGGCTCGATCACGCTGAACATGGCGGCGCACTTCTCCTTGGTGTGAATGGGATTTGTGTCATCGGTCATGGAAGCAGCAAAGCCCTATCCGTCGTGAGCGCTCTGCGCTTGGCCCACTCCGCTGCAAGTCATGGCGTGATGGACGATCTCGCCGAACTCAGCAAGCCAGCACCACTCAAAAGCTGA
- a CDS encoding Ycf34 family protein — MCICVDCRWVDRCQAYHAVERQHGVAHLNDNPDVSPQDPRIHISLHDLSGGGVGVEWDVRACTSFEADYGRWKRLRPDQELPR, encoded by the coding sequence ATGTGCATCTGCGTGGATTGCCGCTGGGTGGATCGCTGTCAGGCCTATCACGCGGTGGAACGGCAGCATGGTGTGGCCCATCTCAATGACAATCCTGACGTGAGTCCTCAAGATCCACGCATTCACATCAGTCTTCATGACCTCAGCGGTGGTGGCGTCGGCGTGGAATGGGATGTACGAGCTTGCACCAGCTTTGAGGCTGATTACGGACGATGGAAGCGATTGCGCCCTGATCAGGAGTTGCCGCGATGA
- a CDS encoding YdcF family protein, with protein sequence MAPGWRSSLVVFAALVWVSTTGPLKPFREALTTVEPPQRILVLGGDLDRERVGLRLAQQLELPLVVSGGSNPEYAQWLVRDAGLDQSRVVLDYRAKDTFTNFTSLVDDLKRDGVKHIYLVTSEDHLPRAMTVGRLVAGSRGIRLTGVPVACQLSCREETLGKRLSDGIRALTWVITGQDLKPWVLRNWPQGFPTP encoded by the coding sequence ATGGCCCCAGGTTGGCGCTCCTCGTTAGTTGTCTTTGCTGCTCTGGTGTGGGTCAGCACTACGGGCCCTTTAAAGCCATTTCGTGAGGCTCTCACCACCGTTGAGCCTCCGCAACGCATTCTCGTGCTCGGAGGAGATCTCGATCGTGAACGGGTCGGGCTGCGCTTGGCGCAGCAACTTGAGCTTCCTTTAGTGGTGAGTGGTGGCAGCAATCCGGAGTACGCCCAATGGCTTGTACGGGATGCGGGGCTGGATCAGAGCAGGGTTGTGCTCGATTACAGAGCCAAAGACACCTTTACGAATTTCACATCCTTGGTGGATGACTTGAAACGCGATGGTGTGAAGCACATTTATCTGGTCACCAGTGAAGATCATTTGCCCCGTGCCATGACCGTGGGACGGCTGGTGGCGGGAAGCCGAGGGATTCGTCTCACTGGGGTGCCTGTTGCTTGTCAGCTATCCTGTCGTGAGGAGACTCTGGGTAAGCGCTTGAGTGATGGGATCAGGGCGTTGACCTGGGTCATCACAGGTCAAGATCTCAAGCCTTGGGTTCTTCGGAATTGGCCTCAGGGATTTCCCACGCCTTGA
- a CDS encoding RNA-binding protein — translation MSVRLYIGNLPQTFEAKELETQLTSVGEGIRFKTVLDRETGACRGFGFANVDDEKVADALIEQFNGKDFNGNTLRVERSERRESNAGGGGGRRGGPGGPGNAPGSARKAVNKVVHSDAKAESAPDPRWAGELSKLKDLLADQKTTA, via the coding sequence ATGAGCGTGCGTCTTTACATCGGCAACTTGCCGCAAACATTTGAAGCCAAAGAGTTGGAGACCCAACTCACCAGCGTGGGGGAGGGAATCCGCTTCAAAACCGTTCTGGACCGCGAAACGGGCGCATGCCGCGGCTTCGGTTTCGCAAATGTCGACGATGAAAAAGTCGCTGATGCTTTGATCGAGCAATTCAACGGAAAGGATTTCAACGGCAATACCCTGCGGGTGGAACGCTCTGAACGACGCGAGAGCAACGCCGGCGGCGGCGGTGGTCGTCGTGGCGGTCCCGGTGGTCCCGGTAATGCCCCAGGTTCAGCACGGAAAGCCGTGAACAAGGTGGTTCACAGCGACGCAAAAGCTGAATCTGCACCCGATCCTCGCTGGGCTGGAGAATTATCCAAACTCAAAGATTTGCTTGCAGATCAGAAAACAACAGCCTGA
- the tsaB gene encoding tRNA (adenosine(37)-N6)-threonylcarbamoyltransferase complex dimerization subunit type 1 TsaB: MSRWLLAMHSSSENLGLAVCDAENPAEGTRILSRPMGRQLTNGLIPAVEELLPQAEWASIGRLAVSTGPGGFTGTRLTVVMARTLAQQLGCPLHGESSFALMAPRLSVFLSASQALEPFSIVQTLPRRGRVAGRYRLCSGSVPVEELERPRLLREDEDPSPALTMQLDVASDVQHLLERCCHWEQEAIPGPWEPVLPIYPTSPVGPV; encoded by the coding sequence ATGAGCCGTTGGCTGCTGGCTATGCATAGTTCGAGTGAAAATCTCGGTCTGGCAGTTTGCGATGCCGAAAATCCTGCTGAGGGAACTCGCATCCTGTCTCGACCGATGGGACGTCAGCTCACCAATGGTTTGATTCCTGCTGTCGAGGAACTGCTCCCACAAGCGGAATGGGCTTCGATTGGCCGTTTGGCCGTCAGTACAGGGCCGGGAGGGTTCACAGGGACTCGCTTGACCGTTGTGATGGCTCGCACCCTGGCCCAACAGTTGGGTTGCCCTTTGCATGGTGAAAGCAGTTTCGCGTTGATGGCACCACGGTTATCCGTGTTCTTGTCGGCCAGTCAGGCTTTGGAGCCTTTTTCGATCGTTCAGACCCTTCCCCGTCGTGGTCGAGTGGCTGGGCGCTACCGCCTATGTTCTGGCTCAGTGCCTGTGGAAGAGCTGGAGCGTCCTCGTTTACTCAGAGAGGACGAAGACCCATCGCCAGCTCTGACCATGCAGCTTGATGTGGCGTCGGATGTGCAGCATCTGCTGGAGCGTTGTTGCCACTGGGAGCAGGAGGCTATTCCAGGTCCTTGGGAGCCTGTGCTGCCGATTTATCCCACGTCTCCTGTGGGCCCCGTCTAA
- the fabD gene encoding ACP S-malonyltransferase — MTIAWVFPGQGSQKSGMAEPVLTLPGAEERFALASRLLGRDLLAICQGEADTQVDPSDLNDTRNTQPALFVVESLIVDELRRQGREPAFVAGHSLGELVALYAAGVFDVTTGLELMQRRSELMAAAGGGAMTAVIGFDRDQLESLVHSTDGVVIANDNSAAQVVISGNPEAVTSVSEQLTCKRAIPLAVSGAFHSPLMAEASAAFKVHLESLAFEDAGFPVLSNTDPTPCRDAAQLKQRLTQQMTTGVRWRETMETLTSAGVDTLIEVGPGNVLSGLAKRAMKGVTTAQLSSSADLGL; from the coding sequence ATGACGATTGCCTGGGTGTTCCCCGGACAGGGGTCTCAGAAGTCAGGCATGGCTGAGCCCGTGCTGACCCTTCCCGGAGCGGAAGAACGATTTGCACTTGCTTCCCGTCTGCTGGGCAGAGATTTGCTGGCGATCTGCCAAGGAGAGGCTGATACGCAAGTCGATCCCTCTGATCTCAACGACACCCGCAACACCCAGCCAGCGCTCTTCGTCGTTGAAAGCCTGATTGTTGATGAACTCCGCAGACAAGGGCGCGAGCCAGCGTTTGTGGCTGGCCACAGTCTCGGAGAACTCGTTGCTCTGTATGCCGCAGGTGTCTTTGATGTGACCACGGGTCTTGAGTTGATGCAGCGGCGCTCAGAGCTCATGGCAGCCGCTGGAGGCGGAGCGATGACTGCCGTGATCGGCTTTGATCGCGATCAACTTGAAAGCCTTGTCCACAGCACGGATGGCGTGGTCATCGCCAATGACAACAGCGCTGCCCAGGTTGTGATTTCAGGGAACCCCGAGGCGGTAACAAGTGTGAGTGAGCAACTCACCTGCAAGCGCGCGATTCCTCTGGCCGTCTCCGGAGCATTTCACTCGCCATTGATGGCAGAAGCGTCTGCAGCGTTCAAGGTTCACCTGGAAAGCCTGGCTTTCGAAGATGCTGGCTTCCCGGTGCTGAGCAACACAGATCCAACCCCATGCCGCGACGCCGCTCAACTAAAGCAGCGCTTGACTCAACAGATGACCACGGGCGTTCGCTGGAGAGAGACCATGGAAACGCTGACGTCAGCCGGGGTTGACACTTTGATCGAAGTGGGACCAGGGAATGTCCTCAGTGGCCTGGCCAAAAGGGCCATGAAGGGTGTCACGACCGCCCAGCTCTCGAGCTCCGCTGATTTAGGTCTCTAA
- a CDS encoding phytoene synthase — protein MTLAASDLDAAFEACRRETAEWAKTFYLGTLLLPLEKRRAIWAIYVWCRRTDELMDSEEAQSRSVDELAERLDRWEEKTRELFSGHVADELDAVMLDTLQRFPQDIQPYLDMIEGQRMDLSWTRYPTFEDLKLYCYRVAGTVGLMTQGVMGVDEAYTSAPWSDCPDPSDAAVALGIANQLTNILRDVGEDRARGRIYLPQEDLHHFGVSEEDLLAGRINDAWIELMTFQLARAREWFVRSEAGVRWLSADARWPVWTSLRLYSRILDEIERNKYDVFNQRAFVGKLSKALELPRCFVIAQSR, from the coding sequence ATGACCCTCGCAGCTTCGGATCTCGATGCAGCCTTCGAGGCTTGTCGCCGTGAGACAGCTGAGTGGGCAAAGACTTTTTATTTGGGCACGTTGCTCCTCCCACTGGAGAAGCGGCGGGCAATCTGGGCCATTTACGTCTGGTGTCGACGGACCGACGAGCTCATGGACAGCGAGGAGGCTCAATCTCGATCGGTTGATGAGCTTGCCGAGCGACTTGACCGTTGGGAAGAAAAAACAAGAGAGCTCTTTAGCGGCCATGTCGCGGATGAGCTGGATGCGGTGATGCTGGACACCTTGCAGAGATTTCCACAGGACATACAGCCCTATCTCGACATGATCGAGGGCCAGCGGATGGATTTGTCGTGGACCCGCTACCCAACCTTTGAAGATTTAAAGCTCTACTGCTATCGCGTTGCTGGAACCGTTGGCTTGATGACCCAGGGAGTTATGGGTGTTGACGAGGCATACACTTCTGCGCCATGGAGTGATTGCCCAGACCCTTCCGATGCAGCTGTTGCTTTAGGGATTGCGAATCAACTGACTAACATTCTCCGTGATGTTGGAGAAGATCGTGCACGAGGACGTATCTATCTGCCGCAGGAAGATCTGCATCACTTTGGTGTAAGTGAGGAGGACCTTTTGGCCGGAAGGATCAATGATGCCTGGATTGAGCTGATGACATTTCAACTGGCCCGTGCCAGGGAATGGTTTGTTCGCTCGGAAGCTGGAGTGCGCTGGTTATCTGCCGATGCGCGCTGGCCTGTTTGGACCTCTCTTCGTCTTTACAGCAGAATCCTCGATGAGATTGAGCGCAATAAGTATGACGTTTTTAATCAACGTGCCTTCGTGGGCAAATTATCTAAAGCACTTGAGCTTCCTCGATGCTTTGTGATCGCTCAGTCTCGCTAA
- a CDS encoding CCA tRNA nucleotidyltransferase, producing MARQLMTRLQPQRWPIPLDRLPVGTVLVGGAVRDGLLNRLPEHPDLDMVVPADALGQVRKLSQEFGGSCVVLDRDRDMARLVLGRWTIDLARQEGDALTADLMRRDYRINAIALTLTTEPKLVDPSGGIPDLRDQRITAIHEQNLLDDPLRLLRAIRLSSELSMTIDQGTLEMIARHRHQLPKVAPERIQAELLKLVQANNADQAIHLLHSLKLIAPWSSNQPQKTFNARALTAEEQQLALPLARLTQLLSDQGVNDLRFSRKQIQRCLRLRAWWKRDQQQSASTLSERERLKLHEELEEDLPAFTLAWPVERQNEWLRRWRDQDDMLFHPCTPLNGRTLQAELGLRPGPRLGELIQHLCLERAFGRIRSQDEAIQCARAWMNKPL from the coding sequence ATGGCACGTCAACTCATGACACGGCTGCAGCCGCAACGCTGGCCGATCCCTCTTGATCGTTTACCCGTCGGAACGGTGCTGGTAGGCGGAGCCGTTCGTGACGGATTGCTGAACCGTTTACCAGAGCATCCAGATCTCGACATGGTGGTTCCAGCGGATGCGCTGGGCCAAGTCCGCAAGCTTTCTCAAGAGTTTGGTGGCTCCTGCGTGGTGCTTGATCGAGACAGGGACATGGCCCGCCTGGTGCTGGGGCGCTGGACCATCGATCTCGCAAGACAAGAGGGAGATGCTCTTACGGCTGATCTCATGCGACGTGACTATCGAATCAACGCGATTGCTCTCACCCTCACAACTGAGCCAAAACTGGTGGATCCCAGCGGCGGCATTCCAGATCTGCGCGATCAACGCATCACTGCCATCCACGAACAAAACCTTCTGGATGATCCCCTGAGACTGTTGAGAGCCATCAGACTCTCCTCCGAGCTCTCGATGACGATTGACCAGGGCACCCTGGAAATGATTGCGCGCCATCGCCACCAATTGCCCAAGGTGGCACCAGAGCGCATTCAGGCTGAATTACTGAAGCTGGTTCAAGCCAACAACGCCGATCAGGCGATCCATTTGCTGCACTCGTTGAAATTGATCGCGCCGTGGAGTTCAAATCAACCACAAAAGACGTTCAACGCTCGCGCTTTAACGGCAGAAGAACAACAACTCGCCTTACCGCTAGCGCGCTTAACCCAGTTACTCAGCGATCAAGGAGTCAATGATTTGCGCTTCAGCCGAAAGCAAATTCAACGCTGCTTGCGACTGAGAGCATGGTGGAAGCGAGATCAACAGCAAAGCGCTAGCACTTTGAGTGAGCGTGAGCGCTTAAAACTGCATGAAGAGCTTGAAGAGGATCTCCCTGCTTTCACACTGGCTTGGCCTGTAGAGCGCCAAAATGAATGGCTGCGGCGCTGGCGAGATCAGGACGACATGCTGTTCCATCCCTGTACACCACTGAATGGTCGAACATTGCAGGCAGAGCTTGGTTTGCGTCCAGGGCCCCGATTAGGGGAGCTGATTCAGCATCTTTGCCTTGAACGAGCCTTTGGTCGAATTCGAAGCCAAGACGAGGCCATTCAGTGTGCACGCGCTTGGATGAACAAGCCGCTGTGA